CGTACCCGCCGCTCGTCTGGTACGCCGGTTCCTGGGCACGGCGGCGGCTCATGAACTTGCGAATCAGCCAGACGGCGATAAAGGCGATGATCGCGATCACGATCATGTTGGCCATCATGCCGGCGAACGCCTCGCCAAGACCGAAGTGCGACAGCAGCGCGGCGATGCCAAGACCGGCCGCGAGACCCGCGATAGGCCCGAGCCAGCGGTTGCGCGCCGGTGCGGCAGCGGGCGTGGGAGCCGGCGTGCCGGGCGCGCGCTGGGCGCCGGCCTGCTGCGCGGAATTAGCGGGACTCGTGGGGCTCGGCTGGGCGGGCGGCGGCGTGGTGCTGCGCTGCGAGGCCACCGACGACTGCTTGCCGAAACTGCGGCCGCCGCCCATGCGGCGAGCCTCGGCGTCGAACGACGCGAGGCTGCCGGCGATCATCACACCGGCGAGGGCCAGAACACCGATTCGTCTGGCCCACGATGATGAAAGCTTTTTGGAAGCATCGATTCTGGGCTCAGACATAACGGAAATTCCTTTAAAGACAGTGATTTGGAAACACTAATACTTTGTGCCGACGTGTAAGGCTACCACGCCAGCTGACAAATTGTAATATTTGACGGCGTCGAGGCCGACTTGTTCCATCATCGTCTTCAGTGTTTCCTGATCCGGGTGCATGCGGATCGATTCCGCGAGGTACTGGTAGCTGTCCGCGTCCTGGGCAAAGCGGCGGCCCAGCCACGGCAGCACCTTGAACGAATACACGTCGTACGCCTTCTTGAGCGGCTCCCAGACTTTCGAAAATTCGAGCACGAGCACGCGGCCGCCCGGTTTGAGCACGCGGCGCATCTCTGCGAGCGCGGCGTCCTTGTGCGTCATGTTGCGCAGCCCGAAAGCCACCGTCACCACGTCGAAGTAGTTGTCCGGAAAGGGAATTTTCTCGGCGTCGCACAAGAGTGCCGGCGTGATCACGCCGTTGTCGATGAGGCGGTCGCGGCCCACGCGCAGCATCGACTCGTTGATGTCGGTGTGCCAGACCTCGCCCGTCGGGCCCGCTTTCTTCGCGAACGCCATGGAAAGGTCGCCGGTGCCGCCCGCAATGTCGAGCACCTTCGCACCCGGCCGGATGTTGGCCTGGGCGATCGTGAACGCCTTCCACGCGCGGTGCAGCCCGCCCGACATCAGATCGTTCATCAGGTCGTAGTTCGAGGCGACCGAGTGAAACACGCCGGCCACCTTCTTCGCCTTGTCCTGTTCGTCGACTGTCTGATAGCCGAAGTGGGTTTTGCTCATCGCGCTCGTCCTTTCGCGGAAGGGTGTTCTATTGAGGTGCTGCGCCGCGTCTGTCAGAGAAGCGGCGGGGCAGGATCGTAACAGGAAGCGTCAGTGGCAGTGGCCATGCGCGGCAGGGGGCGCCGCCATCGGGGCGTCGCGCTCGACGCCCGCCGCCTTCAGTTTGGCGAAATATTCCGCCCAGAGTTCGTCCTGGCGCGTGGCGAGCTCGTAGAGCTGGTCCCACGAATAGATGCCGGTGTTGTGGCCGTCGGAGAACGTCGGCTGCAGCGCATAGTTGCCGACACCTTCGAGCGCGGTGATCGTCACCTCGCGCTTGCCCGTTTGCAGCGTTTCCTGGCCGGGGCCATGACCGCGCACTTCCGCCGAGGGCGAAAACACGCGCATCAGTTCGAAAGGCACGCGGTAGCTCTCGCCACTCGCATACTGGAGTTCGAGCACGCGCGAGAGCGCGTGCACCACGACGCCGGTTGGCACCGGCGTATCGGATTTCAGTCCACTCATGATCGTTCCTGCTGTTGGACGCCCACCGCCCGGCCCGCTCAAGCCTTAAGCCTGCTCCATTTCCTGGCGCACCGCGTCGCGCAGCAGCGTGGCCTGGGCGCGGCGCTGGCCCAGCATCGCCTCGGACACGGTGCGCTGGCGCGGCGACCAGACGGACATGGGGAAATGCGCGTCGTTCGTGAAGCGCGGGATCACGTGCCAGTGCACGTGCGGCACCTGGTTGCCGAGGCTCGCCAGATTCACCTTCGAAGGTTGCATAACGCGGCGCAGCGCCCGCTCGACGGCGTACACCGCGCGCATCAGATGTTCCCGGTCGTCCGCGCCCAGGTCCGAGAATTCGGCGACGTGCGCATTCCAGATGACCCGGCAAAAGCCGGGATAGTCGGCCTCGGCAGTCGCGAGCACGACGCGCATGCGCTCGTCCTGCCACAGCACATCGCCGCCTTCCTCACTGCAGAATACGCATGTCATCGTCGTCCCCGAACCGGTTCACGGAAAATTGAGCGCTGCCATTAGACCAGCACGCGCTCGATTCCGCCATTGTTCGCGTTCTGAACGTAGTCCGCCATCCAGTTTTCGCCAAGCATGTGTCGGGCGATTTCCACCACGATGTAGTCGGCTTCGATGTTGGCGTCTTCGTTGTACCGCGACAGACCCTGAAGGCACGACGGGCAGCTCGTCAGAATCTTGACGTCCTGCGTCGTGCCCTGCCCGCCCGCTTCCTGCGGCGTCGCCGGCTGCACGCCGTTCGCTCCGTTGCCGACGATCGGAATGCCGCGCAGCTTCGCCGCGCCCTTGCGGATTTCCTCTTCCTTGCGGAAGCGCACCTGCGTCGAAACGTCCGGGCGCGTAACGGCCAGCGTGCCCGATTCGCCACAACAACGATCGTTCTTCTCGATCTTGTAGCCGTCCTTTTCGGAACCCATCAGTTCATTGACGAGCTTGACCGGATCGATCGTCTTGATCGGCGTGTGGCATGGGTCGTGATACATGTAGCGCGTGCCCGTCACGCCATCGAGCTTGATGCCCTTCTCCAGCAGGAACTCGTGGATGTCGATGATGCGGCATCCCGGGAAAATCTTGTCGAATTCATAACCGGCCAGCTGGTCGTAGCACGTGCCGCACGACACCACCACGGTCTTGATGTCGAGGTAGTTGAGCGTGTTCGCCACGCGGTGGAACAGCACGCGGTTGTCGGTGACGATCTTCTCGGCCTTGTCGTACTGGCCCGAGCCGCGCTGGGGATAGCCGCAGCACAGGTAGCCCGGCGGCAGCACCGTCTGCACGCCCGCTTCCCAGAGCATGGCTTGCGTGGCCAGACCCACTTGCGAGAACAGACGCTCCGAACCGCAGCCGGGGAAGTAGAACACCGCTTCCGAGTCTACGTTCGTCGTCTTCGGGTTGCGGATGATCGGCACGATCTTGTTGTCTTCGATGTCGAGCAGCGCGCGCGCCGTCTTCTTCGGCAGGTTGCCCGGCATCTTCTTGTTGACGAAGTGGATCACCTGCTCGACCACGGCCGGTTTGCCCGTGGATGCAGGCGGATGCGCCGTCTGCTTCTTCACGAACTTCTTCAGCATGTCGTTGCCGAGGCGCTGCGCCTTGTAGCCCACGCCCATCATCGCGGTGCGCGCGAGATTGATGGTCTGCGGGTTCGTGGCGTTCAGGAAGAACATGCCCGCTGCGTTGCCCGCGTTGAACTTCTTCTTGCCCATCTTGCGCAGCAGGTTGCGCATGTTCATCGTCACGTCGCCGAAGTCGATCTTGACCGGGCACGGCGTCACGCACTTGTGGCAGACCGTGCAGTGGTCGGCCACGTCGTTGAACTCGTCCCAGTGCTTGATCGACACGCCACGGCGCGTCTGCTCTTCGTACAGGAACGCCTCGACCAGCAAGGAGGTCGCGAGAATCTTGTTACGCGGGCTGTAGAGCAGGTTCGCGCGCGGCACATGGGTCGCGCACACCGGCTTGCACTTGCCGCAGCGCAGACAGTCCTTCACCGAATCGGCGATCGCGCCGATGTCGGACTGCTTCATGATGAGCGACTCGTAGCCCATCAGGCCGAACGACGGCGTATAGGCGTTGCGCAGGTCGGCGCCTTCGAGCAGCTTGCCCGCGTTGAAGCGGCCTTGCGGGTCGACGCGCTGCTTGTAAGCGCGGAACTCGGCGATCTCGTCATCGGTGAGGAATTCGAGCTTCGTGATGCCGATGCCGTGCTCGCCCGAGATCACGCCGTCGAGCGAACGCGCGAGCTTCATGATGCGCGCAACCGCGTGGTGCGCGTCCTGCAGCATCTCGTAGTTGTCCGAGTTGACCGGCAGGTTCGTGTGCACGTTGCCGTCGCCGGCGTGCATGTGCAGCGCCACGAACACGCGGCCGCGCAGCACCTTCTTGTGGATCGCCTGAGTCTCGTCGAGGATCGGCTTGAATTCGCCGCCGTTGAAGATCTTGCGCAGCTCCGCGCGGATCTCCTGCTTCCACGAGATGCGCACCGTGCGGTCCTGGGTCACGTGGAAGACATTGGCGTCGGGTTGCAGGTCCACGCGATCGGCGAACTTCTCCGCCAGCGACTCGTAGCCGAGCTGAACGAGGTAGTGCTGCGCCTCGCGCAGCGACAGGTCGAGCTTCTCACCCACGAAGGTCCAGCGCTCGCGCACGCGCTTGAGCAGGTCGAGCGCCTGCTGCACGCGGTCTTCGAGCAGTTCCGCGGAGGGAATCTCGTTCGCGTCGTCCGTCTTGCCGAGCGGCAGCTTGCCTGCCTTGAAGAACGCTTCGAGCGCGTCGACCAGTTGCAGCTTGTTCTTGATCGACAGTTCGATGTTGATGCGCTCGATGCCGTCCGTGTACTCGCCCATGCGATTGAGCGGAATCACGACGTCTTCGTTGATCTTGAACGCGTTGGTGTGCTTGGCGATCGCGGCCGTGCGGCTGCGGTCGAGCCAGAAGCGCTTGCGCGCCTCGGCGGACACCGCAACGAAGCCTTCGCCGCTCTTGCCGTTGGCCATGCGGATGACTTCCGAGGTCGCGGTAGCCACGGCATCGGCGTCGTCGCCGACGATATCGCCGATCAGCACCATCTTCGGAAACGCGTTGCGCTTGCTCTTGGTCGCGTAACCCACGGCGCGCAGATAGCGTTCGTCGAGGTGCTCGAGGCCGGCGAGAATCGCCCCGCCCTGCTTCGACGTTTCGAACAGATAGTCCTTGATCTCGACGATGCTCGGAATCGCCTCGCGCGCCTGGCCGAAGAACTCCAGACACACCGTGCGCGTATGCGCGGGCATCTTGTGCAGCACCCAGCGCGCGGACGTGATGAGCCCGTCGCAGCCTTCCTTCTGGACGCCCGGCAGGCCGGCCAGGAATTTATCGGTGACGTCCTTGCCGAGGCCTTCCTTGCGGAAGCGCTTGCCTTCGATATCGAGCGACTCGGTGCGCAGCAGCTTTTCGCCCGGCGCGTATTCGCCGTCGAACCACTTCAGCTCGAAGCGGGCCACCGGAATGTCGTGGATCTTGCCCATGTTGTGGTCAAGACGCGTGACTTCGAGCCAGTTGCCCTCCGGGTCGACCATGCGCCACCAGGCGAGATTGTCGAGCGCCGTGCCCCACAGCACGGCCTTCTTGCCGCCCGCGTTCATCGCGACGTTGCCGCCGATGCACGACGCATCGAGCGAGGTCGGATCCACGGCGAACACGAAGCCCGCGGCGTCGGCGGCCTCGGTCACGCGGCGCGTAACCACGCCCGCGCCCGAGAAAATGGTCGCGACCTTGCGGTCCACGCCCGGCAGGTCGGTCATCTCGACAGGCCCGAGCTGCTCGAGTTTTTCGGTGTTGATGACGGCCGAGAACGGCGTGAGCGGCACCGCGCCGCCCGTGTAGCCCGTGCCGCCTCCGCGCGGAATCACGGTGAGGCCGAGTTCGAAGCAGGCCTTGATGAGCCCGGCGATTTCGGCTTCGGTATCGGGCGTCAAGACGACGAACGGATATTCCACGCGCCAGTCGGTCGCGTCGGTCACGTGCGAGACGCGCGCAATACCGTCGAAGCGGATGTTGTCCTTCTGCGTGCGCTTGCCCAGCACCTTGACGGCGCGGCGGCGCAGGTCGGCCATCTTCTCGAACTCGCCCGCGAAGGCGTCGATGGCGCGGCGCGTGGCGCCGACCAGTTTTTCCACGCGCGCGGCGCGCTCCACGCCTTCCTTGTCCGCATGCTCCTGCAGGTCGGCGCGGCGGCGCTTTTCGATTTCGGCGAGGCGGTGGTTCAGCGCCTCGATCAGCAGCGCGCGGCGCTTTGGGTTGTCGAGCAGGTCGTCCTGCAGATACGGGTTGCGGCGCACGACCCAGATATCGCCGAGCACCTCGTAGAGCATGCGTGCCGAGCGGCCTGTGCGGCGCTCCGCGCGCAGTTCGGCGAGCGCGTTCCATGCCTCTTCGCCAAGCAGGCGGATGACGATTTCGCGGTCCGAAAAGGACGTGTAGTTATAGGGAATCTCGCGCAGGCGCGGTTCGATGTCGGCGGCCACGGCAGCGGCGGCGCCGTTAGGATCGAAAACTTGAGGTGCGTTCATGGTTGGACGACTCTTTGAGCCAGCCCCGCGCACGGCTCGCGGCCAGTGCGACGGATGCTGACGGGGCGCGTGGGGCGCTATTCTGAAATCGTGTCCGCCTGTGGCAGGCTGCGGACGAATGGGGTGGGGAGGCACATGGCGGCAACGCTCACGCCGATGGTTCCCCGGCGCTCGGATTTAGCGACACGATCGTGCGTGGCGGGCGTGCCGCTGCGCCGCCGGGCGGGTTACGCGCCGTGCGGGCATCAAATGGGCTGTCCGAGGTTGCCAGTGCATCATCCGATCCTTGTTTCGAAAAAGGATTTTACCGCATGATCCGCGCCCGCGCTGACGCCGCGTGGGAACTTGGCGAACGCACAAGATTCACTTGCGTTGACGGGGGATTCGCGCAGGATTGCGCGCGCTTTGACGATGATTTGCCTTCCGGCCGGTCGGCGAATCGCGCCAGCGCATCGAGTGCCCGCCGCCTGAGCGCGCCGCCAGAGCGGGAGCCGTTGGCGCTATCATTTACGCTTTCCCGCCCTAAACCCGCGCCCGACGCGTCCTCGCATGGCCTCCCACGACGATTACCTGAAGAAAATCCTCACCGCCCGCGTCTACGACGTCGCCCGCGAGACCGAACTCGAGCGCGCCCCGAACCTCTCGGCGCGCCTGCGCAACGCCGTGTTCCTCAAGCGCGAGGACAACCAGCCGGTCTTCTCCTTCAAGCTGCGCGGCGCCTACAACATGATGGCGCACCTCTCGCCCGCGCAACTCGAGCGCGGCGTGATCACCGCCTCGGCGGGCAATCACGCTCAGGGCGTGGCGCTTTCGGCCGCGAAACTGGGCGTGAAGGCCGTGATCTGCGTGCCGGTGACCACGCCGCAGGTGAAGGTCGATGCGGTGCGCGCGCACGGCGGCGCGACCGTCGAGGTCGTGCAGGCCGGCGAGTCGTACAGCGATGCCTACGCCCACGCCGTGCGCCTGCAGGAAGAGCGCGGGCTGACCTTCGTGCATCCCTTCGACGATCCCTACGTGATCGCCGGCCAGGGCACGGTGGCGATGGAGGTGCTGAGCCAGCATCAGGCCCCGATTCACGCGATCTTCGTGCCGATCGGCGGCGGCGGCCTGGCTGCGGGCGTCGCGGCCTACGTGAAGGCCGTGCGCCCGGACATCAAGGTGATCGGCGTGCAGACCGACGATTCCTGCGCGATGGCGCAGTCGGTCAAGGCGGGCAAGCGCGTCGAACTCACGGAAGTCGGCCTGTTCTCGGACGGCACCGCAGTCAAGCTGGTGGGCGAGGAAACCTTCCGCCTGTGCCAGCAATATCTCGATGAAGTGCTCACAGTGGACACCGACGCCCTGTGCGCTGCGATCAAGGACGTTTTCCAGGACACGCGCAGCGTGCTCGAACCCGCGGGCGCCCTGGCCGTGGCGGGCGCGAAGCAGTACGCGGAACGCGAGGGCATCGAAGGCCAGACGCTGGTGGCGATCACCTCGGGCGCGAACATGAACTTCGACCGCATGCGCTTCGTGGCCGAGCGCGCCGAGGTGGGCGAGGCGCGCGAAGCGGTGTTCGCGGTGACGATCCCCGAAGAGCGCGGCAGCTTCAAGCGTTTCTGCGAGCTGGTCGGCACACGCAGCGTGACCGAGTTCAACTACCGCATCGACGACGCCGAGCGCGCGCACATCTTCGTGGGCGTGCAGATCCGCAACCGTGGCGAGTCGCAGCAGATCGCGAAGACCTTCGTCGATCATGGCTTCCCGACCGTCGATCTCACCGGCGACGAACTCTCGAAGCAGCACATCCGCTACATGGTGGGCGGGCGCTCGCCGCTCGCGCACGACGAGCGGCTGTTCCGCTTCGAGTTCCCGGAGCGGCCGGGCGCGCTCATGCGCTTCCTGTCGTCGATGGCGCCGAACTGGAACATCAGCCTCTTCCACTACCGCAACCAGGGCGCCGATTACAGCTCGATTCTGGTGGGTATCCAGGTGCCCGCAGCCGAGGACGCCGAATTCCGCCGCTTCCTCGCCACGCTCGGTTATCCGCACTGGGAAGAGACAGTGAACCCGGCGTATCGGCTCTTCCTCGCCTAACCGGCCGCCATCGTGTCCGTTTCGCTTTCCGACAAACTCGTCGTCGCCATTTCGTCCCGTGCCCTCTTCGATTTCGAGGAGGAAAACCACGTGTTCGAGGCCGGCGACCTGCCAGCCTACGAGACGCTCCAGCGCGAGCGCCTGAATGTGCCCGCGCGGCCAGGCGTGGCGTTCGCGCTCATTCGCAAGCTGCTTGCGCTCAACAATGGCGCGCATCATGTGGAAGTCGTGATCCTCTCGCGCAGCGATCCCATCAGCGGCTTGCGCGCGTTCAGCTCGTGCCGCGAGCATGGGCTCGACATCCAGCGCGGCGTGTTCACGCGCGGGCGCGAGCCCTGGCACTACCTCAAGCCGCTCAACGCATCGCTGTTTCTCTCCGCGAACCCGGCGGACGTGAAGAGCGCGCTCGACGCCGGCTTCCCCGCCGCACGCGTCTTTCCCGAATCGGCGACAATGGCGGAACGCAACGCGCACGAGATTCGCATAGCGTTCGACGGCGATGCGGTGCTGTTTTCCGATGAAGCCGAGCAGATCTTCCAGAGCAAGGGCCTTTCCGCCTTCGTGAGCCACGAGCGCGACAACCGCGAACTGCCGCTCGCGCATGGTCCGCTGCAGCCGCTGCTGGCAGCACTGAACCGTCTGCAAAAGCTCGCCGACGCGAACGCGCAAATGCGTATCCGCACCGCTCTCGTCACCGCGCGCTCCGCGCCAGCGCACGAGCGCGCAATCCGTACGCTGATGGCCTGGAACATCGAGATCGACGAAGCGATGTTCCTTGGCGGACTCGACAAAGGCCCGTTCCTACGCGAGTTCGAACCCGATTTTTTCTTCGACGACCAGATCCGCACCTGCGAATCCGCGCGCTCGGTCACGGCCACCGGGCACGTGGCAAGCGGCGTGACCAATCTCGCTACCGAAGCCAACGCATCATGACTCCCGACCAATCTCCGCTCGGCAAGGCCTCCACCTACACCGAGCAATACGACGCCTCGCTCCTGTTCCCGATTCCGCGTGCCGCCGCGCGCGAACAGATCGGCATTGGCGCGCAACTGCCGTTCTTCGGCAGCGATATCTGGAACGCCTACGAACTTTCGTGGCTCAACGCGCGCGGCAAGCCGCAGATCGCGATCGCCACGTTCTTCATTCCCGCCGATTCGCCGAACATCATCGAATCGAAGTCGTTCAAGCTCTACTTGGGCTCGTTCGCGCAAACGCCGTTCGAGTCCGCCGACGTGGTGCGCGACACGATCAGACGCGACGTGACGGCGGCCTGCGGCGGATCGGTTTCGGTGAGGCTCGAGCAGCCGGGCGCGTTCGGCAAGATTCCGTTCGAGGAATTCGACGGCCTCTCGCTCGATCGCCTCGATCTCGATACGGAGATCTATCACCCGGAGCCGACGCTTCTGAAAGCGGCTTTCGACGAAGCGCCGGTTGAAGAAACGCTGATCTCGAATCTGCTCAAGTCGAACTGCCCGGTGACGGGCCAGCCCGACTGGGGCAGCGTGCAGATCCACTACGTCGGGCCGCAGATCGATCAGGCGGGCCTCTTGCGCTACATCATCTCGTACCGCAATCACACGGGCTTTCACGAGCAATGCGCCGAGCGCATCTTCATGGACATCCTGCGCGAGTGCAAACCGGACCGGCTCGCCGTCTACGCGCGCTACACCCGGCGCGGCGGCCTCGACATCAATCCGTTTCGCACCAACTTCAACATGCCGATGCCGGATAACGCGCGGCTCGCGCGCCAGTAAGCCGAACATCATCGGAGCACCCGGTACAAAGCAAAACGCGCCGCAAATGCGGCGCGTTTTTTCGTTGAAGCGTTTATCAGCGAGCTTCAGTGCGGCAATTCAGCCGCCCCCATGCGCCGCGCAATCACTGCCGTGCGCTGCGCGAGATACGCCGAGTTGCGATGCTCGTCGAAGTACCTGGGACGCGGCAGCATCACCGCAAGCCGCGCCGACTGCCACGGCGTGAGCTTCGCCGCCGTCGTGCGGTAGTAGTAGCGCGCGGCGGCTTGCGCGCCATACACGCCGTTGCCCCACTCCACCGAATTCAGATAGATCTCGAAGATGCGCTCCTTGTCGAGCAGCGCCTGCAGCATCCACGTGATGATGAACTC
The Paraburkholderia acidiphila genome window above contains:
- the ubiE gene encoding bifunctional demethylmenaquinone methyltransferase/2-methoxy-6-polyprenyl-1,4-benzoquinol methylase UbiE — translated: MSKTHFGYQTVDEQDKAKKVAGVFHSVASNYDLMNDLMSGGLHRAWKAFTIAQANIRPGAKVLDIAGGTGDLSMAFAKKAGPTGEVWHTDINESMLRVGRDRLIDNGVITPALLCDAEKIPFPDNYFDVVTVAFGLRNMTHKDAALAEMRRVLKPGGRVLVLEFSKVWEPLKKAYDVYSFKVLPWLGRRFAQDADSYQYLAESIRMHPDQETLKTMMEQVGLDAVKYYNLSAGVVALHVGTKY
- a CDS encoding gamma-butyrobetaine hydroxylase-like domain-containing protein, which gives rise to MSGLKSDTPVPTGVVVHALSRVLELQYASGESYRVPFELMRVFSPSAEVRGHGPGQETLQTGKREVTITALEGVGNYALQPTFSDGHNTGIYSWDQLYELATRQDELWAEYFAKLKAAGVERDAPMAAPPAAHGHCH
- a CDS encoding HIT family protein; protein product: MTCVFCSEEGGDVLWQDERMRVVLATAEADYPGFCRVIWNAHVAEFSDLGADDREHLMRAVYAVERALRRVMQPSKVNLASLGNQVPHVHWHVIPRFTNDAHFPMSVWSPRQRTVSEAMLGQRRAQATLLRDAVRQEMEQA
- a CDS encoding DUF3683 domain-containing protein encodes the protein MNAPQVFDPNGAAAAVAADIEPRLREIPYNYTSFSDREIVIRLLGEEAWNALAELRAERRTGRSARMLYEVLGDIWVVRRNPYLQDDLLDNPKRRALLIEALNHRLAEIEKRRRADLQEHADKEGVERAARVEKLVGATRRAIDAFAGEFEKMADLRRRAVKVLGKRTQKDNIRFDGIARVSHVTDATDWRVEYPFVVLTPDTEAEIAGLIKACFELGLTVIPRGGGTGYTGGAVPLTPFSAVINTEKLEQLGPVEMTDLPGVDRKVATIFSGAGVVTRRVTEAADAAGFVFAVDPTSLDASCIGGNVAMNAGGKKAVLWGTALDNLAWWRMVDPEGNWLEVTRLDHNMGKIHDIPVARFELKWFDGEYAPGEKLLRTESLDIEGKRFRKEGLGKDVTDKFLAGLPGVQKEGCDGLITSARWVLHKMPAHTRTVCLEFFGQAREAIPSIVEIKDYLFETSKQGGAILAGLEHLDERYLRAVGYATKSKRNAFPKMVLIGDIVGDDADAVATATSEVIRMANGKSGEGFVAVSAEARKRFWLDRSRTAAIAKHTNAFKINEDVVIPLNRMGEYTDGIERINIELSIKNKLQLVDALEAFFKAGKLPLGKTDDANEIPSAELLEDRVQQALDLLKRVRERWTFVGEKLDLSLREAQHYLVQLGYESLAEKFADRVDLQPDANVFHVTQDRTVRISWKQEIRAELRKIFNGGEFKPILDETQAIHKKVLRGRVFVALHMHAGDGNVHTNLPVNSDNYEMLQDAHHAVARIMKLARSLDGVISGEHGIGITKLEFLTDDEIAEFRAYKQRVDPQGRFNAGKLLEGADLRNAYTPSFGLMGYESLIMKQSDIGAIADSVKDCLRCGKCKPVCATHVPRANLLYSPRNKILATSLLVEAFLYEEQTRRGVSIKHWDEFNDVADHCTVCHKCVTPCPVKIDFGDVTMNMRNLLRKMGKKKFNAGNAAGMFFLNATNPQTINLARTAMMGVGYKAQRLGNDMLKKFVKKQTAHPPASTGKPAVVEQVIHFVNKKMPGNLPKKTARALLDIEDNKIVPIIRNPKTTNVDSEAVFYFPGCGSERLFSQVGLATQAMLWEAGVQTVLPPGYLCCGYPQRGSGQYDKAEKIVTDNRVLFHRVANTLNYLDIKTVVVSCGTCYDQLAGYEFDKIFPGCRIIDIHEFLLEKGIKLDGVTGTRYMYHDPCHTPIKTIDPVKLVNELMGSEKDGYKIEKNDRCCGESGTLAVTRPDVSTQVRFRKEEEIRKGAAKLRGIPIVGNGANGVQPATPQEAGGQGTTQDVKILTSCPSCLQGLSRYNEDANIEADYIVVEIARHMLGENWMADYVQNANNGGIERVLV
- the ilvA gene encoding threonine ammonia-lyase, biosynthetic; translation: MASHDDYLKKILTARVYDVARETELERAPNLSARLRNAVFLKREDNQPVFSFKLRGAYNMMAHLSPAQLERGVITASAGNHAQGVALSAAKLGVKAVICVPVTTPQVKVDAVRAHGGATVEVVQAGESYSDAYAHAVRLQEERGLTFVHPFDDPYVIAGQGTVAMEVLSQHQAPIHAIFVPIGGGGLAAGVAAYVKAVRPDIKVIGVQTDDSCAMAQSVKAGKRVELTEVGLFSDGTAVKLVGEETFRLCQQYLDEVLTVDTDALCAAIKDVFQDTRSVLEPAGALAVAGAKQYAEREGIEGQTLVAITSGANMNFDRMRFVAERAEVGEAREAVFAVTIPEERGSFKRFCELVGTRSVTEFNYRIDDAERAHIFVGVQIRNRGESQQIAKTFVDHGFPTVDLTGDELSKQHIRYMVGGRSPLAHDERLFRFEFPERPGALMRFLSSMAPNWNISLFHYRNQGADYSSILVGIQVPAAEDAEFRRFLATLGYPHWEETVNPAYRLFLA
- a CDS encoding 5'-nucleotidase, translated to MSVSLSDKLVVAISSRALFDFEEENHVFEAGDLPAYETLQRERLNVPARPGVAFALIRKLLALNNGAHHVEVVILSRSDPISGLRAFSSCREHGLDIQRGVFTRGREPWHYLKPLNASLFLSANPADVKSALDAGFPAARVFPESATMAERNAHEIRIAFDGDAVLFSDEAEQIFQSKGLSAFVSHERDNRELPLAHGPLQPLLAALNRLQKLADANAQMRIRTALVTARSAPAHERAIRTLMAWNIEIDEAMFLGGLDKGPFLREFEPDFFFDDQIRTCESARSVTATGHVASGVTNLATEANAS
- the queF gene encoding NADPH-dependent 7-cyano-7-deazaguanine reductase QueF (Catalyzes the NADPH-dependent reduction of 7-cyano-7-deazaguanine (preQ0) to 7-aminomethyl-7-deazaguanine (preQ1) in queuosine biosynthesis), encoding MTPDQSPLGKASTYTEQYDASLLFPIPRAAAREQIGIGAQLPFFGSDIWNAYELSWLNARGKPQIAIATFFIPADSPNIIESKSFKLYLGSFAQTPFESADVVRDTIRRDVTAACGGSVSVRLEQPGAFGKIPFEEFDGLSLDRLDLDTEIYHPEPTLLKAAFDEAPVEETLISNLLKSNCPVTGQPDWGSVQIHYVGPQIDQAGLLRYIISYRNHTGFHEQCAERIFMDILRECKPDRLAVYARYTRRGGLDINPFRTNFNMPMPDNARLARQ